Proteins encoded in a region of the Pseudomonas syringae KCTC 12500 genome:
- a CDS encoding urease subunit beta yields the protein MLLTPTELERLTLYTAAELSRKRRSKGLRLNFPEASALIADEILEGAREGRSVAELIGFGSTILNTDDVMPGVADLLPVLQVEGTFPDGTKLVTVHQPIRPGRLPLAVMPTPGEILSPDGDIHLNGDRPTATLRAINTGDRPVQIGSHYHFFEVNKALDFPRERAFGMHLDIPAGTAVRFEPGELREVQLVQFGGTGDIHGFSGLTNGNLHDPACKLAALERARAQYFKGA from the coding sequence ATGTTGCTGACCCCGACCGAACTTGAACGACTCACGCTGTACACCGCTGCCGAGCTGTCACGCAAACGCCGCAGCAAGGGCCTGCGCCTGAACTTCCCGGAGGCCTCGGCACTGATCGCCGACGAGATCCTCGAAGGCGCGCGTGAGGGTCGCAGCGTCGCCGAGCTGATCGGTTTCGGCTCGACGATCCTCAACACCGATGACGTGATGCCAGGGGTCGCCGACCTGCTGCCGGTGCTGCAGGTCGAGGGCACGTTTCCAGATGGCACCAAACTGGTCACCGTGCATCAACCGATCCGGCCGGGCCGACTGCCGCTGGCGGTCATGCCGACACCGGGGGAGATCCTTTCACCTGACGGCGATATCCACCTCAATGGCGACCGGCCGACCGCCACCCTGCGCGCGATCAATACCGGCGACCGGCCTGTGCAGATCGGCAGTCACTATCACTTTTTCGAGGTCAACAAGGCGCTGGATTTTCCGCGTGAACGTGCCTTCGGCATGCACCTGGATATTCCCGCAGGCACGGCCGTGCGCTTCGAACCCGGCGAGCTGCGCGAAGTGCAACTGGTGCAGTTTGGCGGAACTGGCGACATCCACGGCTTCAGTGGCCTGACCAATGGCAACCTGCACGATCCGGCCTGCAAGCTCGCAGCGCTGGAGCGTGCCCGCGCCCAATACTTCAAGGGAGCCTGA
- a CDS encoding urease accessory protein UreF, which yields MNASSSLLLALQQADSFFPGGAVAWSWGLETLVADGHLGHGEIIPPRRRQRTVRHSRSAEVHGFVEGQLRHRWNSFDRVFLLAAWHAADDPPALMAMDAQIEALTLAEELRQGSRRVGQALLGVHVALGTSGAASYQQQILAGNTPGHLPVVQGLLWNHLGMHRDHCQLAAAHALCTGLVSAAVRLGVMGHIDAQRVLTDIQPLITELLAQEPPSPDDACGFTPMGEIAVMRHETQDLRLFAN from the coding sequence ATGAACGCCTCGAGCAGCCTGTTGCTGGCCCTGCAGCAGGCCGACAGTTTCTTTCCCGGCGGCGCGGTAGCGTGGTCGTGGGGTCTGGAAACGCTGGTCGCTGACGGGCACCTCGGCCACGGCGAAATCATCCCGCCACGACGTCGGCAACGGACTGTTCGCCATAGCCGCAGTGCCGAAGTGCATGGTTTCGTCGAGGGCCAGTTGCGCCATCGCTGGAACAGTTTTGACCGAGTGTTTCTGCTTGCCGCCTGGCACGCGGCTGATGACCCGCCGGCGTTGATGGCTATGGACGCCCAGATCGAAGCGTTGACCCTGGCCGAGGAACTGCGTCAAGGCTCAAGACGTGTCGGCCAGGCATTGCTGGGCGTGCATGTTGCGCTGGGCACATCGGGCGCGGCGTCCTATCAACAGCAGATTTTGGCAGGCAACACACCGGGCCATCTGCCCGTGGTGCAGGGCCTGCTCTGGAATCACCTCGGCATGCACCGCGATCACTGCCAGCTGGCTGCCGCGCACGCCTTGTGTACCGGCCTGGTCAGCGCCGCCGTGCGGCTCGGGGTCATGGGCCACATCGATGCGCAACGGGTGCTGACCGATATTCAACCGCTGATCACCGAACTGCTGGCGCAGGAGCCGCCGTCGCCGGACGACGCATGCGGCTTCACACCCATGGGCGAAATCGCCGTGATGCGCCACGAAACCCAGGACCTGCGCCTGTTTGCCAATTGA
- the ureE gene encoding urease accessory protein UreE gives MLILDRILGQASDPALADRLHDLSHAGQVETLSLSGSDIQRHRLRLASDRGTDCAIRLERHQQLRNGSVLMLDSQRAIVVQMQDQEYLDLRPRDSAAALELGYFAGNMHWAVRFAGDTLQIPLNGPEADYLERLAPMLADGRVQRA, from the coding sequence ATGCTGATACTCGACCGCATTCTGGGCCAGGCCAGCGACCCTGCCCTCGCCGACCGCTTGCATGACCTGAGCCACGCCGGTCAGGTCGAAACCCTGAGCCTGTCGGGCAGTGACATTCAGCGCCATCGCCTGCGTCTGGCCAGCGACCGGGGCACCGACTGCGCAATCCGCCTGGAACGCCACCAACAGCTGCGCAACGGCTCGGTGCTGATGCTCGACAGTCAACGCGCCATCGTCGTACAAATGCAGGATCAGGAATACCTCGACCTTCGCCCAAGGGACTCGGCAGCGGCGCTGGAACTGGGCTACTTCGCCGGCAACATGCACTGGGCGGTGCGCTTTGCTGGAGACACCTTGCAGATCCCGCTCAACGGCCCGGAAGCTGACTACCTCGAGCGTCTGGCGCCCATGCTCGCGGACGGCCGGGTGCAGCGCGCATGA
- the urtE gene encoding urea ABC transporter ATP-binding subunit UrtE translates to MLNVSHLNVYYGDSHVLRDLSLELAAGESLAVMGRNGMGKTTLLRSLVGMLPTRSGSITLAGQELAGSKSYERVAAGVGFVPQGRMIFPYLSVEENILTGMQGAPAAPIPDYIFEYFPVLFEMRRRKGGNLSGGQQQQLAIARALVSNPKVLILDEPTEGIQPSIIKDIAKALNLLKKERGFSLIVSEQVLSFAMAVADRYLIIEKGEFVHSEVRETVDRERILRYLTI, encoded by the coding sequence ATGCTGAATGTCTCTCACCTCAATGTGTATTACGGCGACAGTCACGTGTTGCGTGACCTCAGCCTGGAGTTGGCGGCAGGCGAGTCACTCGCGGTCATGGGCCGCAACGGCATGGGCAAGACCACGCTGCTCAGAAGCCTGGTCGGCATGTTGCCGACGCGCAGCGGCAGCATCACCCTCGCCGGGCAGGAGCTGGCCGGCAGCAAGAGCTACGAGAGGGTCGCCGCCGGGGTCGGTTTCGTGCCTCAGGGGCGGATGATCTTCCCCTACCTGAGTGTCGAGGAAAACATCCTCACCGGCATGCAGGGTGCGCCTGCCGCGCCGATTCCCGACTACATCTTCGAATACTTCCCGGTGCTGTTCGAAATGCGCCGACGCAAGGGCGGCAACCTGTCCGGCGGTCAGCAGCAACAGTTGGCCATCGCGCGGGCGCTGGTCTCCAACCCCAAGGTGTTGATCCTCGATGAGCCCACCGAAGGCATCCAGCCGTCGATCATCAAAGACATCGCCAAAGCCCTCAACCTGCTGAAAAAGGAACGCGGGTTTTCGCTGATTGTTTCCGAGCAAGTGCTGTCGTTCGCCATGGCGGTGGCAGACCGCTACCTGATCATCGAAAAAGGCGAATTCGTGCACAGCGAAGTCCGCGAGACCGTCGACCGCGAGCGCATCCTGCGCTACCTGACAATCTGA
- the urtD gene encoding urea ABC transporter ATP-binding protein UrtD — MSAMLLSVEDLTVSFDGFKAVDNLNFYVEENQVHVVIGPNGAGKTTLLDMICGKTRPSAGSIRFKDLQLANMIEYQITRAGVGRKFQNPSVYEDLTVRENLDISSPDKRGIFNCLFAGKNAALNAEIDQTAEMIFLKDQLGRKAGLLSHGQKQWLEIGMLLMQRPELLLLDEPVAGMSAGEREKTAGLLKLIAKGRAMVIIEHDMEFVKSVADKVTVLHQGKTLAYGSMDQVQNDPRVIDVYLGH, encoded by the coding sequence ATGAGTGCAATGTTACTGAGCGTCGAAGACCTGACCGTGTCATTCGACGGTTTCAAGGCGGTCGACAACCTCAATTTCTATGTCGAGGAAAACCAGGTGCATGTGGTGATCGGGCCCAATGGCGCGGGCAAGACCACCCTGCTCGACATGATTTGCGGCAAGACCCGCCCGAGTGCCGGCAGCATCCGCTTCAAGGACCTGCAACTGGCGAACATGATCGAGTACCAGATCACCCGCGCTGGCGTGGGTCGCAAGTTTCAGAACCCGTCGGTCTACGAAGACCTCACCGTGCGCGAAAACCTCGATATTTCCTCGCCGGACAAGCGCGGCATCTTCAACTGCCTGTTCGCCGGAAAGAATGCGGCGCTGAATGCCGAAATCGATCAGACCGCCGAAATGATCTTTCTCAAGGACCAGTTGGGACGCAAGGCAGGGCTGTTGTCCCACGGCCAGAAACAGTGGCTGGAGATCGGCATGCTGTTGATGCAGCGCCCTGAGCTGCTACTGCTCGACGAGCCCGTCGCCGGCATGAGCGCAGGCGAGCGGGAGAAAACCGCTGGCCTGCTCAAGCTCATCGCCAAGGGTCGCGCGATGGTGATCATCGAGCACGATATGGAGTTCGTGAAATCGGTGGCCGACAAGGTCACCGTCCTGCATCAGGGCAAGACCCTGGCCTACGGCTCGATGGATCAGGTGCAAAACGATCCTCGCGTCATCGACGTCTACCTGGGGCACTGA
- the urtC gene encoding urea ABC transporter permease subunit UrtC, producing MNDMTEKPTLRPQATVPGAGKPAGGWLTLIEHYSLIWLSLLLLVALPLILGDFRLGLAGKYLSLAFCAVGMVMIWGYGGILSLGQGIFFGLGSYMMAMYLKLEATATDEAASALAAFYGSALPDFMIWNSVEALPWWWKPFESATFTLAAILILPALLAFLFSYAYFKKRVGGVYFSIITLSLASIMSIMIIGQQGYTGGVNGLTDFKTAFGLSLQTPQTPWILYLITTLLLLASVAMCGFILRSRLGKVIVAIRDREDRVRFSGYNTALFKAFIFAVAALISALGGVMFTLQVGLASPSLVGIIPSTEIVIYAALGGRLSLVGAVYGTLLIGTAKTWLSENFVSFWQYFIGFLFMAVVLFLPTGLAGLLQRLSNKEAQS from the coding sequence ATGAATGACATGACTGAAAAGCCGACGCTGCGGCCGCAGGCCACAGTGCCGGGCGCAGGCAAGCCAGCGGGTGGCTGGTTGACGCTGATCGAGCACTACAGCCTGATCTGGCTGTCGCTGCTGTTGCTGGTGGCGTTACCCCTGATACTGGGTGATTTTCGCCTCGGTCTGGCCGGCAAATACCTGAGCCTGGCGTTCTGCGCAGTGGGCATGGTGATGATCTGGGGCTACGGCGGCATCCTCAGCCTCGGCCAGGGGATTTTCTTCGGCCTGGGCAGCTACATGATGGCGATGTATCTCAAACTCGAAGCCACCGCCACGGACGAAGCGGCCAGCGCCCTCGCCGCTTTCTACGGCTCGGCACTGCCGGACTTCATGATCTGGAACAGCGTCGAAGCCCTGCCCTGGTGGTGGAAGCCGTTCGAGTCGGCAACCTTTACCCTGGCGGCGATCCTGATCCTGCCTGCGCTGCTGGCGTTTCTGTTCAGTTATGCCTACTTCAAAAAGCGCGTGGGCGGCGTGTACTTCTCGATCATTACCCTGTCACTGGCCTCGATCATGTCGATCATGATCATCGGCCAACAGGGCTACACCGGCGGCGTCAATGGCCTGACCGATTTCAAGACGGCCTTCGGCCTGAGCCTGCAGACGCCCCAGACGCCCTGGATTCTCTACCTGATTACCACACTGTTGCTGCTGGCCAGCGTCGCGATGTGCGGGTTCATTCTGCGCAGCCGCCTGGGCAAGGTGATCGTGGCAATCCGTGATCGCGAAGACCGGGTGCGCTTCTCCGGCTACAACACTGCGCTGTTCAAGGCCTTCATCTTTGCCGTGGCCGCACTGATTTCCGCGCTGGGCGGGGTGATGTTCACCTTGCAGGTCGGCCTGGCGTCGCCCTCGCTGGTGGGCATCATTCCGTCCACCGAGATCGTCATCTACGCCGCACTGGGTGGGCGCCTCTCGCTGGTGGGTGCGGTGTACGGCACGCTGCTGATCGGTACGGCAAAAACCTGGCTGTCGGAAAACTTCGTCAGTTTCTGGCAGTACTTCATCGGTTTCCTGTTCATGGCCGTGGTGCTGTTCCTGCCCACCGGGCTGGCCGGGCTGCTGCAGCGCCTGAGCAACAAGGAGGCGCAGTCATGA
- the urtB gene encoding urea ABC transporter permease subunit UrtB: MTLDTLVMQVFSGFSLFSVLVLMALGLTIVFGLMGVINMAHGELMAMGSYMTYVTSVVFQRYFPELMGWYFIIAIGMAFVVTFAFGLLLERCFIRFMYNRPLDTLLATWGLSLVLQQLFRQVFGPKEVSVPTVQWLQGAWKISDGLELPLNRIFIIGLTFVIAAAVFLFLYRSRWGLRIRAVTQNRAMAGAAGINTARVDSVTFALGCGLAGIAGSSFTMLASTGPVSGQQYLVDTFIVVVFGGVESLLGTFLSAFAIGQTQVSLEYLTTGSMAKAITLLVVIVLLFFRPNGLFATKVRR, translated from the coding sequence ATGACTCTCGATACGCTGGTAATGCAAGTCTTCAGCGGGTTCTCGCTGTTTTCCGTGCTGGTGCTGATGGCACTCGGGCTGACCATCGTGTTCGGCCTGATGGGCGTGATCAACATGGCGCACGGCGAACTGATGGCGATGGGCTCATACATGACCTACGTCACCTCCGTGGTGTTTCAGCGCTACTTTCCCGAGCTCATGGGCTGGTATTTCATCATCGCCATCGGGATGGCCTTTGTGGTGACCTTCGCCTTCGGCCTCCTGCTGGAACGCTGCTTCATCCGCTTCATGTACAACCGACCGCTCGACACCCTGCTGGCGACCTGGGGGCTGTCTCTGGTCCTGCAGCAGCTGTTCCGCCAGGTCTTCGGCCCCAAGGAAGTCAGCGTGCCCACCGTGCAATGGTTGCAGGGCGCATGGAAAATCAGCGATGGGCTGGAGCTGCCCCTCAACCGGATTTTCATCATCGGTCTGACCTTCGTGATTGCCGCCGCGGTGTTCCTGTTTCTCTACCGCAGTCGCTGGGGCCTGCGCATTCGCGCCGTGACCCAGAACCGCGCCATGGCCGGTGCAGCCGGGATCAATACCGCGCGGGTCGACTCGGTGACCTTCGCGCTGGGCTGTGGCCTTGCGGGCATTGCCGGCAGTTCGTTCACCATGCTTGCGTCCACTGGCCCGGTCAGCGGTCAGCAGTACCTGGTGGACACCTTTATCGTCGTCGTGTTCGGCGGCGTGGAAAGCTTGCTGGGCACCTTCCTGTCGGCGTTCGCCATCGGCCAGACCCAGGTTTCGCTGGAATACCTGACCACCGGCTCCATGGCCAAGGCGATCACCCTGCTGGTGGTCATCGTGCTGCTGTTTTTCCGCCCCAACGGCCTGTTCGCCACGAAAGTGAGACGTTGA
- the urtA gene encoding urea ABC transporter substrate-binding protein — translation MHNDKRRLIKHALLLGAISLLPFSLIGQAQADETVKVGIIHSLTGTMAISEASVVDAEKLAIEEINASGGVMGKTIEPIVEDGASDWPTFAEKARKLLENDHVAVTFGAFTSASRKAVLPVFERNKGLLYYPTFYEGLEKSPAIIYTGAEASQQTLAAVTWLMANKGKSVYLVGSDYIWPRTTNKLARASVTKQGGSIVGEDYLPLGAIEFSSVINKIKAAKPDIVLSTIVGGSNVAFYKQLKAAGIDSSSQTLMGLAITEEEVTGIGAENLVGFLTCMSYFQSLKNPVNEKFVQAFKTRYGQQRVVGDPMAAAYTAVYLWKKAVEKAGSFDVPKVIAASSELTLDAPEGEIKVHKDNHHLWKRARIGTLNAQGQVDVIYESAPIEPNPFPKL, via the coding sequence ATGCACAACGACAAACGCCGTTTGATCAAGCATGCTCTGTTGCTGGGCGCGATCAGCCTGCTGCCGTTTTCCCTGATCGGTCAGGCGCAGGCGGACGAGACTGTGAAAGTCGGCATCATCCACTCGCTGACCGGCACCATGGCCATCAGTGAAGCCTCGGTGGTCGACGCAGAAAAACTGGCCATCGAAGAGATCAACGCCAGTGGCGGCGTGATGGGCAAAACCATCGAGCCGATCGTCGAGGACGGTGCCAGCGACTGGCCGACCTTCGCCGAGAAGGCACGCAAACTGCTGGAAAACGACCACGTTGCGGTCACCTTTGGCGCGTTCACCTCGGCCTCGCGCAAAGCGGTACTGCCGGTCTTCGAGCGCAACAAGGGCCTGCTCTACTACCCGACCTTCTATGAAGGGCTGGAGAAATCCCCGGCCATTATCTACACCGGTGCCGAAGCGTCGCAGCAGACCCTGGCGGCCGTCACCTGGCTGATGGCCAACAAGGGCAAAAGCGTCTATCTGGTCGGTTCCGACTACATCTGGCCACGCACCACCAACAAGCTGGCACGGGCGTCGGTGACCAAACAGGGCGGCTCCATCGTCGGCGAAGACTATCTGCCGCTGGGGGCCATCGAGTTTTCCTCGGTGATCAACAAGATCAAGGCGGCCAAGCCGGACATCGTACTGTCGACCATCGTCGGCGGCTCCAACGTGGCGTTTTACAAACAGCTCAAGGCTGCGGGTATAGACAGCAGTAGCCAGACGCTGATGGGGCTGGCGATCACCGAAGAGGAAGTCACCGGCATCGGTGCGGAAAACCTCGTCGGCTTCCTGACCTGCATGAGCTATTTCCAGAGCCTGAAAAACCCGGTCAACGAGAAATTTGTCCAGGCGTTCAAAACGCGCTATGGGCAGCAGCGCGTCGTCGGTGATCCGATGGCAGCGGCGTACACCGCGGTGTACCTGTGGAAAAAGGCCGTCGAGAAAGCAGGCAGTTTCGACGTGCCGAAAGTGATCGCCGCATCCTCGGAACTGACCCTCGATGCGCCCGAAGGCGAGATCAAGGTGCACAAGGACAACCACCACCTGTGGAAGCGTGCGCGCATCGGCACCCTCAATGCACAGGGCCAGGTCGACGTGATCTACGAGTCGGCACCGATCGAGCCCAACCCCTTTCCGAAACTCTGA
- a CDS encoding transporter substrate-binding domain-containing protein gives MTDPSIRIGGLFSNTGVTAAGECSTMRGAQFAIHQINAAGGVNGRPLELITRNPDSTPALFAMHVESLIREENLRFFFGCYTSAARKAVLPVVERYNALLLYPVYYEGFEYSRNIIYTGATPNHNAVPLGSYMFDHFGSRVLMIGSEYVYPYETNRLMSDLLYERGGSKLGEYYLPLKNARAEDFARLMVKARELKPSFIFSTVVGDTMAHLYQAYADAGFDPAVMPIASVTTSETDIQQMGVHLGTGHISAATYFQSIDTPLNRQCIAQYREMFGQHQVTDRCWEAAYFQVHLLAKAIARAGSTEVESVLQTMRGLEYDAPQGRVRIDEHNHHTYLYSRIGRANADGQFDILYESQKALKPDPYAVAPDFNGWSSLTGRRP, from the coding sequence ATGACTGACCCGTCGATCCGCATAGGAGGTCTGTTTTCCAATACCGGCGTCACCGCTGCCGGTGAGTGTTCAACAATGCGCGGCGCACAGTTTGCAATTCATCAGATCAATGCCGCCGGGGGCGTGAATGGGCGTCCTCTGGAACTGATCACCCGCAATCCGGATTCCACGCCTGCGCTGTTTGCCATGCATGTCGAATCGCTGATTCGCGAAGAGAACCTGCGGTTTTTCTTCGGTTGCTACACCTCGGCGGCGCGCAAGGCCGTATTGCCTGTCGTCGAACGCTACAACGCATTGCTGCTTTATCCGGTGTACTACGAGGGCTTCGAGTATTCGCGCAACATCATCTACACCGGCGCCACGCCGAACCACAACGCGGTGCCACTGGGCAGCTACATGTTCGATCACTTCGGCAGTCGCGTGCTGATGATCGGCTCGGAGTACGTCTACCCGTACGAAACCAACCGGTTGATGAGCGACCTGCTTTACGAGCGGGGCGGCAGCAAGCTGGGCGAATACTATTTGCCACTGAAAAACGCCAGGGCAGAGGACTTCGCCAGGCTCATGGTCAAGGCCAGAGAGCTGAAACCCTCGTTCATCTTTTCGACAGTGGTCGGCGACACCATGGCGCACCTGTATCAGGCCTACGCCGATGCCGGTTTCGACCCAGCGGTCATGCCGATCGCCAGTGTCACCACCAGCGAGACCGACATTCAGCAGATGGGCGTCCATCTGGGCACCGGGCACATTTCGGCAGCGACTTATTTCCAGTCGATCGACACGCCGCTCAATCGCCAGTGCATCGCCCAGTACCGGGAAATGTTTGGCCAGCATCAGGTGACCGACCGCTGCTGGGAGGCCGCTTACTTTCAGGTCCATCTGCTGGCCAAGGCGATCGCTCGTGCTGGCAGTACCGAAGTGGAGAGTGTGTTGCAGACCATGCGTGGTCTGGAATACGACGCGCCTCAGGGGCGGGTGCGTATCGATGAACACAACCACCATACCTACCTGTACTCGCGGATCGGCCGTGCCAATGCCGACGGGCAGTTCGACATCCTTTACGAAAGTCAGAAAGCGCTGAAGCCCGACCCTTATGCAGTGGCGCCTGACTTCAATGGCTGGTCCAGCCTGACCGGGAGGCGTCCATGA
- a CDS encoding ANTAR domain-containing response regulator, whose amino-acid sequence MTLRAAKKRLRNDSAGGIKDLRDISVLVMHPDDEDGRNLIAQLQRIGCQVRVQWPIPERLHSEADVIVLAVSPESLSTNTPWLLHHSTPPIIPVIAYENPIIVEALVQLNACSVIPSPVRSFGLLTALAITLSQARKTREREKHVKRLEGRMAVMRTVQQAKIILMETKGLSETDAYNALRDQAMAKREPVEKIAEALVKAHELFQQACS is encoded by the coding sequence ATGACCCTGCGTGCCGCCAAGAAACGTTTGCGCAACGACAGCGCAGGCGGCATCAAAGACCTGCGCGATATCAGCGTGCTGGTGATGCATCCCGATGACGAAGACGGTCGCAACCTGATCGCTCAGTTGCAGCGCATCGGTTGTCAGGTGCGGGTGCAGTGGCCGATCCCCGAGCGTCTGCACAGCGAGGCTGATGTGATCGTACTGGCGGTATCGCCGGAAAGCCTGTCGACCAACACGCCCTGGCTGCTGCACCACTCGACGCCGCCGATCATTCCGGTGATCGCCTATGAAAACCCGATCATTGTAGAGGCGCTGGTGCAGCTCAACGCCTGTTCGGTGATTCCGTCGCCGGTCCGCTCGTTCGGCCTGCTGACCGCTCTGGCCATCACCCTCAGCCAGGCCCGCAAGACGCGGGAACGGGAAAAGCACGTCAAGCGCCTGGAAGGGCGCATGGCGGTCATGCGCACCGTGCAGCAGGCCAAGATCATCCTGATGGAAACCAAGGGCCTGTCTGAAACGGACGCCTACAACGCGCTGCGTGATCAGGCGATGGCCAAGCGCGAGCCGGTGGAAAAAATCGCCGAGGCGCTGGTCAAGGCCCATGAACTGTTTCAACAAGCCTGTTCCTGA
- a CDS encoding amidase, with the protein MSVKRPSKADFLIAAQDHGYDLSDSQMESFLSLADETLGSYEAIDALYAAHVAQPAPLREHSKPAAAENPYGAWYVKTHIAGAASGPLAGRTVVIKDNVSVAGVPMANGSLSLDGYVPSEDATVVKRLLAAGATVIGKSVCEDLCFSGASFTSATGAVKNPWDLTRNAGGSSSGSAVLVALQEVDMAIGGDQGGSIRMPSAWSGIVGHKPTYSLVPYTGAFPIERTIDHVGPMANNVRDCAIMLDVIAGADGLDSRQKNPPAVSCVATLDQGVAGLKIGLLREGFAIPGMSEPQVDALVRAAVAQLESLGATVGDASAPWHRGVALDMWNVIATDGAAYQMLQGNGYGMNVDGYYDPEIMSYFGAKRREHANALSSSVRAVALTGHYSLKNLHGAYYAKARMLVPELTRQYDEAFQQFDVLVMPTMPFVATTLTAADAPIEEYVHSALNMLANTAPFDLTGHPATSVPAGLADGLPVAMMIVAPRFKDALALRVAQAYETARGTFPTPPGV; encoded by the coding sequence ATGTCCGTAAAACGTCCCAGCAAAGCCGACTTTCTGATTGCCGCCCAGGACCATGGCTACGACCTGTCAGACAGTCAGATGGAGTCGTTCCTGAGTCTCGCAGACGAAACTCTGGGTTCCTACGAAGCCATCGATGCCCTGTACGCTGCGCATGTTGCCCAGCCTGCGCCGTTGCGCGAACACAGCAAACCGGCTGCGGCCGAGAACCCGTACGGGGCCTGGTACGTCAAGACCCACATTGCCGGTGCTGCCAGTGGCCCGCTGGCAGGCAGGACGGTGGTTATCAAGGACAACGTATCGGTGGCCGGTGTGCCCATGGCCAATGGCTCGCTGAGCCTTGATGGTTACGTGCCGTCCGAAGACGCCACGGTGGTCAAGCGCCTGCTGGCCGCCGGTGCGACGGTGATTGGCAAGTCGGTGTGCGAAGACCTGTGTTTCTCCGGAGCCAGTTTTACCTCGGCCACCGGCGCGGTGAAAAACCCCTGGGACCTGACCCGCAACGCAGGTGGTTCATCCAGCGGCAGCGCCGTGCTGGTCGCGCTGCAGGAAGTGGACATGGCCATCGGTGGCGACCAGGGTGGGTCGATCCGCATGCCGTCGGCCTGGAGCGGCATCGTCGGACACAAACCCACCTACAGCCTGGTGCCTTACACCGGCGCCTTCCCGATTGAACGGACCATCGACCATGTCGGCCCGATGGCCAACAACGTGCGCGACTGCGCGATCATGCTCGATGTGATCGCCGGCGCCGACGGGCTCGATTCAAGACAGAAAAACCCGCCAGCCGTCAGTTGCGTCGCGACCCTCGATCAAGGCGTTGCAGGCCTTAAAATAGGCCTGCTGCGTGAAGGCTTCGCGATTCCCGGCATGTCCGAGCCGCAGGTTGACGCACTGGTTCGTGCTGCCGTGGCGCAACTGGAAAGTCTCGGTGCGACGGTTGGTGACGCCAGTGCGCCGTGGCACCGCGGGGTGGCGCTGGACATGTGGAATGTCATCGCCACCGATGGCGCGGCCTACCAGATGCTGCAAGGCAACGGTTATGGCATGAATGTCGACGGCTACTACGATCCCGAGATCATGAGTTACTTCGGCGCCAAGCGTCGCGAACACGCCAATGCGTTATCCAGCAGCGTGCGTGCTGTGGCGCTGACCGGGCATTACAGCCTGAAAAACCTGCACGGTGCGTACTACGCCAAGGCGCGGATGCTGGTGCCGGAGCTCACCCGTCAATACGATGAAGCCTTCCAGCAGTTCGATGTGCTGGTAATGCCGACCATGCCGTTCGTGGCGACCACACTGACCGCCGCCGACGCGCCGATTGAAGAGTACGTGCATAGCGCGTTGAACATGCTGGCCAACACCGCACCGTTCGACCTGACCGGCCACCCGGCCACGTCAGTCCCGGCCGGTCTGGCCGACGGACTGCCGGTCGCCATGATGATCGTCGCGCCGCGCTTCAAGGATGCCTTGGCGTTGCGTGTCGCGCAGGCTTATGAAACCGCCCGCGGAACGTTTCCCACGCCTCCGGGTGTTTGA